In Perognathus longimembris pacificus isolate PPM17 chromosome 23, ASM2315922v1, whole genome shotgun sequence, a single genomic region encodes these proteins:
- the Pagr1 gene encoding PAXIP1-associated glutamate-rich protein 1, protein MSLSRAHGDLAATTAAPLSEEGEVTSGLQALAVEDTGGPSVSATKAEEEGEGSQEEAELEGSRVEETQEAGSAAGEEQADGEAEDWCVLCSDEEVELPADGQAWMPPPAEIQRLYELLAAHGTLELQATILPRRPPTPEAPSEEERSDEEPEAKEEEEQKPHMPTEFDFDDEPVTPKDSLIDRRRTPGMSARSQKREARLDKVLSDMKRHKKLEEQILRTGRDLFSLDSEDPNSTSPPLRSSGSSLFPRQRKY, encoded by the exons ATGTCCCTTTCCCGGGCACACGGAGACCTGGCGGCCACCACCGCGGCGCCTCTGTCCGAAGAAGGGGAAGTGACTTCGGGCCTCCAGGCTCTGGCCGTGGAGGACACCGGAGGCCCCTCGGTCTCGGCCACTAAGGccgaggaagagggggaaggaagccAAGAGGAGGCCGAGCTCGAGGGGTCCCGGGTCGAGGAGACCCAAGAAGCCGGCAGCGCCGCGGGGGAAGAGCAAGCCGATGGGGAAGCCGAGGACTGGTGCGTGCTCTGCAGCGACGAGGAGGTGGAGCTGCCCGCGGACGGGCAGGCGTGGATGCCCCCTCCCGCGGAGATCCAGCGGCTCTACGAGCTGCTGGCGGCCCACGGGACCCTGGAGCTGCAAGCCACCATCCTGCCCCGCCGGCCACCCACACCCGAGGCTCCGAGTGAAGAGGAGAGATCGGATGAAGAGCCGGAGgccaaagaggaagaggagcaaaA ACCCCACATGCCTACGGAATTTGACTTCGATGATGAGCCAGTGACACCAAAGGACTCCTTGATTGACCGGAGACGCACCCCAG GAATGTCAGCGAGAAGCCAGAAACGAGAAGCTCGCCTGGACAAGGTCCTCTCCGATATGAAGCGACACAAGAAACTGGAGGAGCAGATCCTTCGGACCGGGAGGGACCTTTTCAGCTTGGATTCAGAGGACCCCAACTCCACCAGCCCCCCACTCCGGTCCTCAGGGAGTAGTCTCTTCCCTCGTCAACGGAAATATTGA
- the Prrt2 gene encoding proline-rich transmembrane protein 2, whose protein sequence is MAASSSEVSEINGLQESPKSQGEGAGHSQAGAGSLQVQAEVLDQPGALPPSAVTTAAPAESGPNSGLAPETTETPAGAPETARATDLSLHSGGESKASSGPEEVCQEPASKPEANKEAPARADPRSEQESAALPEPTSQAAPHPDPQPASQPTSKSVLQSVPPPQEDPTPGVQTDSIGEKQENGAVVPLQAGDGEEGPAPQPHSPPSTKTPPANGAPPRVLQQLVEEDRIGRAHGGHPGSPRGSLSRHPSSQLAGSGVEGGEGTQKPRDYIILAILSCFCPMWPVNIVAFAYAVMSRNSLQQGDVDGAQRLGRVAKLLSIVALVGGVLIIIASCVINLGALTPAEPPAHSPCACVL, encoded by the exons ATGGCAGCCAGCAGTTCTGAGGTCTCTGAGATAAATGGGTTGCAGGAGAGTCCCAAGAGCCAGGGAGAAGGAGCTGGCCATTCTCAAGCTGGAGCTGGCTCTCTCCAGGTCCAGGCAGAGGTCCTAGACCAGCCAGGAGCCCTGCCGCCAAGCGCAGTCACCACTGCAGCCCCTGCGGAGTCAGGGCCCAACAGTGGGCTGGCCCCTGAGACCACAGAGACCCCAGCTGGGGCCCCAGAAACAGCCCGGGCCACAGACCTCAGCTTACACTCAGGAGGGGAATCCAAGGCCAGCTCCGGCCCCGAAGAAGTATGCCAAGAACCAGCATCCAAACCAGAGGCAAACAAAGAGGCTCCTGCCAGAGCAGACCCGAGGTCTGAGCAGGAGTCTGCAGCCCTTCCTGAGCCAACCTCCCAGGCAGCTCCCCACCCAGACCCTCAGCCAGCTTCCCAGCCCACCTCCAAATCAGTGCTTCAGTCAGTACCCCCTCCTCAGGAGGACCCCACCCCAGGGGTCCAGACAGACAGTATAGGGGAAAAGCAGGAGAACGGAGCAGTGGTCCCTCTGCAGGCTGGGGATGGAGAAGAgggcccagccccccagcctcaCTCACCACCCTCCACCAAAACACCCCCAGCCAACGGAGCGCCCCCTCGCGTGCTACAGCAGCTGGTTGAGGAGGACCGAATAGGAAGGGCCCACGGTGGGCATCCAGGATCTCCCCGAGGTAGCCTCAGCCGCCACCCCAGCTCACAGTTGGCAGGGTCTGGGGTAGAAGGGGGTGAAGGCACCCAGAAACCTCGGGACTACATCATCCTTGCCATCCTGTCTTGCTTCTGCCCCATGTGGCCTGTCAACATCGTGGCCTTCGCTTATGCCGTCATG TCCCGGAACAGCCTGCAGCAGGGGGACGTGGATGGGGCCCAGCGTCTGGGCCGTGTGGCCAAACTCTTAAGCATCGTGGCGCTGGTAGGGGGGGTCCTCATCATCATTGCCTCCTGCGTCATCAACTTAGGCG ctttgACTCCGGCAGAGCCTCCCGCGCACTCTCCCTGCGCCTGCGTACTATGA